A region from the Kazachstania africana CBS 2517 chromosome 11, complete genome genome encodes:
- the MSM1 gene encoding methionine--tRNA ligase MSM1 (similar to Saccharomyces cerevisiae MSM1 (YGR171C); ancestral locus Anc_5.176) → MINLRLYSSVSHVTTPIFYPNAKPHLGHLYSSLLCDVYHRWMQLNNAKSLFTTGTDEHGLKIQIESERQKYKTPLDFVNKLYPEFIRLDNFYNISFTNFIRTTNSDHIANVTKLWELCNKNKLIYKGTHKGWYSISDETFYPESKVIKNPNEPNKFINTESQNEVVYQSETNYFFKLSQFQDRLIKFFEENPHFIQPRSKHHQLLNYLKSTELKDLSISRPISRLNWGVKVPNDDSQIIYVWFDALTNYITSIGGISNVNSLEWKNTSHVIGKDIMKFHSIYWPCFLWGAELPLPRRIIIHNHWISNGMKMSKSIGNVVEPIEIGKKYGTDIIRWYVLENSNLEDDSNFVEQDVAHLKELFIGKWGNLINRCCGTKFNISRSVQRFHSENLSQEYNEIIKDDNLRTEVSNLLNSLKELKIVMKEAIENFDYAQILKLIWPIINHTNAIVQISKPWERPELEQDLIIFTCIEVCRILAILCQPIIPNISEKFLDRIDVLPSKRSLSFAEIGSDNNYGSNSNSKGRELPIS, encoded by the coding sequence ATGATCAACCTAAGACTTTACTCTAGTGTGTCACACGTTACTACACCAATCTTTTATCCTAATGCAAAACCTCATTTGGGCCACTTATATTCAAGCCTCTTATGCGACGTTTACCACAGGTGGATGCAATTGAACAACGCCAAGTCACTCTTCACCACAGGAACCGATGAACATGGGTTgaagattcaaattgaaagtgaaaGGCAAAAATATAAGACTCCATTAGATTTTGTCAATAAATTATACCCAGAATTTATTAGATTGGATAACTTCTACAACATTTCATTCACTAATTTTATTCGAACCACAAATAGTGATCATATTGCAAACGTAACAAAGTTATGGGAACTATGCAATAAGAATAAGCTGATTTATAAAGGTACTCACAAGGGATGGTACTCAATCTCCGATGAAACATTCTATCCAGAATCAAAAGTCATCAAAAATCCTAATGAACCtaacaaatttatcaatacTGAATCGCAAAATGAAGTAGTATATCAATCTGAGacaaattatttcttcaaattgtCTCAATTCCAGGATagattgataaaatttttcgaaGAAAACCCACACTTTATACAACCAAGATCAAAACATCATCAACTTTTGAATTACTTGAAGTCCACAGAACTGAAAGatctatcaatatcaaGACCAATATCCAGATTGAATTGGGGTGTTAAAGTTCCAAACGATGATTCCCAAATCATATATGTCTGGTTTGATGCCCTAACAAATTATATTACTTCAATTGGTGGGATCAGTAACGTCAATTCTCTTGAATGGAAGAACACATCTCATGTAATCGGGAAAGATATAATGAAATTCCATTCTATCTATTGGCCTTGCTTTCTTTGGGGCGCCGAATTACCACTTCCAAGACGTATAATAATACATAACCATTGGATATCTAATGGAATGAAAATGTCGAAGAGTATTGGAAACGTTGTAGAGCCAATTGAAATTGgcaaaaaatatggaaCGGATATAATTAGATGGTACgtattggaaaattcaaatctaGAAGATGATTCCAATTTTGTAGAACAAGATGTAGCACACCTGAAAGAGCTTTTTATTGGTAAATGGGGGAATTTAATCAACAGATGTTGCGgtacaaaatttaatatatcaAGGAGTGTACAGCGGTTCCACTCTGAAAACTTAAGTCAAGAATAcaatgaaattatcaaagatGATAATTTAAGAACTGAAGTGTCTAACCTGCTAAACTCGTTGAAGGaattaaaaattgtcaTGAAAGAGGCaattgaaaactttgatTACGCTCAGATTCTGAAACTTATTTGGCCAATAATCAACCATACTAATGCTATCGTACAAATTAGTAAACCTTGGGAAAGGCCTGAACTTGAGCAGGATTTGATCATTTTTACTTGCATTGAAGTTTGTCGTATTTTAGCAATTTTATGTCAACCAATAATACCAAATATATCCGAAAAATTTCTGGATAGAATTGATGTATTACCTAGCAAAAGATCTCTGAGTTTTGCTGAAATCGGTAGtgacaataattatggatcaaattcaaacaGTAAAGGTAGGGAATTACCCATATCGTAA
- the YIP1 gene encoding transporter YIP1 (similar to Saccharomyces cerevisiae YIP1 (YGR172C); ancestral locus Anc_5.177) gives MKKPKIELESSKQYLQLKRPASLKRIGKREGIREMNSNSNVSAGAFYQPSNQFSFPQGSMSFQAPNYNDSNTNGNMNIQPDPLPSGLINALSTKGYAHEPPLLEELGINFDHITRKTKIVLMPTTSINNNVSQEILNDSDLSGPLIFFLLFGLFLLMSGKVHFGYIYGVALFGSISLHTLSKFMSSNNNSNLRFFNTMSILGYCFLPLCFLTLLAIFINLNNSLGYFAGSLFVFWSTWSSSGFLNSLLQLHSARALIAYPLFIFYSVFALMAIFV, from the coding sequence ATGAAAAAGCCAAAAATCGAATTGGAAAGTTCAAAGCAGTACTTGCAGTTGAAAAGACCAGCTTCTTTGAAAAGGATTGGGAAACGAGAAGGTATCCGAGAAATGAATAGCAATTCTAACGTGTCTGCTGGTGCTTTTTACCAGCCATCAAACCAGTTTTCTTTCCCTCAAGGGTCTATGTCGTTTCAAGCTCCAAATTATAACGATTCTAATACAAATGGTAATATGAACATCCAACCTGATCCCCTGCCATCCGGACTGATCAATGCGTTGTCTACAAAGGGTTATGCCCACGAACCCCCTCTCCTGGAAGAACTCGGTATCAATTTCGATCATATCACTAGAAAGACCAAGATCGTACTAATGCCAACAACTTCCATTAACAATAACGTCTCTCAAGAAATTCTGAACGATTCCGATTTATCAGGACCActaatcttttttttactcTTTGGCTTGTTTCTACTAATGAGTGGTAAAGTCCATTTTGGATACATATACGGTGTGGCTCTATTCGGTTCCATTTCGTTGCAtacattatcaaaattcatGAGCAGTAACAATAATAGCAATCTAAGATTCTTCAACACAATGTCAATCCTAGGTTACTGCTTCCTACCACTATGTTTTCTCACTCTATTAgccattttcatcaacttAAACAACTCACTGGGCTATTTTGCAGGATCACTCTTCGTCTTTTGGAGTACTTGGTCCTCTTCGGGCTTCTTAAACTCCCTTTTACAATTACACAGCGCAAGAGCTTTGATTGCCTATCCtctcttcatcttctacAGCGTATTTGCCCTCATGGCAATATTCGTATGA